The Microbulbifer hydrolyticus genome has a segment encoding these proteins:
- a CDS encoding metallophosphoesterase, producing MSIYRKIQKNHAGRDFVVGDVHGHLKQLQKQLDALGFDTTSDRLFCLGDVVDRGPDSIAMLDLIDQKSVFSILGNHEAMMIAGFESPADVQLHFANGGEWFYDLNRSEQSRLVDKVRQWPWAMAIDTGQGTAGLVHADVPDSSWEKVEKLTQFAAKAWAAGAAMSEPHIATAAQPLLWNRGLIRRLYRDVLGLDRGKMTDAEYEDAFRQWTAKLADADSEQCRPFRISGIDSVYLGHSYVPVATSIGDCRFLDSFRGEAGEELSVVCINSD from the coding sequence ATGTCTATTTACCGCAAAATCCAGAAAAATCACGCCGGCAGGGACTTCGTCGTCGGCGATGTACACGGGCACCTGAAACAACTCCAGAAACAGCTGGATGCACTGGGATTCGATACCACCAGCGACCGTCTCTTCTGCCTGGGTGACGTGGTAGACCGCGGGCCCGACAGCATCGCCATGCTGGATTTGATCGACCAGAAAAGCGTGTTCAGCATCCTCGGCAACCACGAAGCCATGATGATTGCCGGCTTCGAAAGCCCGGCGGATGTACAGCTGCACTTTGCCAATGGCGGCGAATGGTTTTACGACCTGAACCGCAGCGAACAAAGCCGCCTGGTGGACAAGGTCCGCCAGTGGCCCTGGGCAATGGCGATTGATACCGGCCAAGGCACCGCCGGGCTGGTGCACGCAGACGTGCCAGACAGCAGTTGGGAAAAGGTAGAAAAACTCACGCAGTTTGCCGCCAAGGCCTGGGCCGCGGGCGCGGCCATGTCTGAGCCGCATATCGCAACCGCGGCGCAGCCATTGCTGTGGAATCGCGGGCTTATTCGGCGGCTGTATCGGGATGTACTGGGGCTGGATCGTGGGAAAATGACCGATGCTGAATATGAGGATGCCTTTCGGCAGTGGACTGCAAAACTGGCGGATGCTGATTCAGAGCAGTGCCGGCCGTTCCGGATATCAGGTATTGACTCCGTGTACCTGGGCCATTCTTATGTGCCGGTTGCTACGAGTATTGGTGACTGCCGGTTTCTCGACTCGTTTCGTGGGGAGGCTGGGGAAGAGTTGAGCGTGGTCTGTATCAATAGCGATTGA
- the moaA gene encoding GTP 3',8-cyclase MoaA yields the protein MKQNNILEDGHGRRFYYLRLSVTDVCNFRCDYCLPDGYRASHNLPDLSVAEASTVMRAFAQLGTRKVRLSGGEPSLRKDLPELILAAAKTPGIRRVAVTSNGYKLPGVIDAWQQNGLDQLNISIDSLDAAEFARITGHDCLPKILTGIDRALELGVQTKVNAVLLSDGAQPRLQQFLGWLKTTPVTLRFIELMQTGDNRDYFASNHLRGADIESQLIENGWQLLPRPIDAGPAREYVHPDYAGRIGLITPYSKDFCNSCNRLRISAQGKLHLCLFSDAGLDLRETIRTSDADALAEKVRALIGNKEVSHYLQQGNTGGTQNLSIIGG from the coding sequence ATGAAACAAAACAACATACTGGAAGACGGTCACGGCCGTCGCTTCTACTATCTGCGCCTGTCGGTTACAGATGTGTGCAACTTCCGTTGCGACTACTGTTTGCCAGACGGCTACCGGGCCAGCCACAACCTGCCAGACCTGTCTGTGGCCGAGGCCTCCACCGTCATGCGCGCCTTCGCCCAGCTTGGCACCAGAAAGGTGCGCCTGAGCGGCGGCGAGCCCTCCCTGCGCAAAGACCTGCCCGAACTGATCCTGGCCGCAGCAAAAACCCCTGGCATCCGCCGTGTCGCCGTCACCAGCAACGGCTACAAACTGCCCGGCGTCATCGACGCCTGGCAACAGAACGGCCTCGACCAGCTCAACATCAGCATCGACAGCCTCGACGCGGCAGAATTCGCCCGCATCACCGGTCACGACTGCCTGCCAAAAATTCTCACCGGCATTGATCGCGCACTGGAACTGGGCGTCCAGACCAAGGTTAACGCCGTGCTGCTCAGTGATGGTGCGCAGCCTCGGCTGCAGCAGTTCCTCGGCTGGCTCAAAACCACCCCGGTCACCCTCCGCTTCATCGAACTCATGCAGACCGGCGACAACCGTGACTACTTTGCCAGCAACCACCTGCGCGGCGCCGACATCGAAAGCCAGCTGATCGAAAACGGTTGGCAACTACTCCCAAGACCCATCGACGCCGGCCCCGCCCGCGAATACGTCCACCCGGACTACGCCGGCCGCATCGGATTGATCACCCCCTACAGCAAAGACTTCTGCAACAGCTGCAACCGCCTGCGCATCTCCGCGCAGGGCAAACTGCACCTGTGCCTGTTCTCCGATGCCGGCCTCGACCTGCGCGAAACCATCCGCACCAGCGACGCCGATGCGCTGGCGGAGAAGGTGAGGGCGCTGATTGGCAATAAAGAAGTCAGCCACTATCTGCAGCAGGGAAATACCGGGGGAACGCAAAACTTATCCATCATTGGTGGATAG
- a CDS encoding YebC/PmpR family DNA-binding transcriptional regulator — protein sequence MGRAYQNRKESMAKTSNMKARVYSRYGREIYVTAKSGGTDPNGNLALRSLIDRAKKEQVPSHVIEKAIDKAKGGGGEDFARARYEGFGPGGCMAIIECLTDNPNRTFGDVRQAFTKTKCKIGTEGSVSHSFDHLAILVFKHDDEEAVLEALMEADVDVTDIENEDGKLSVFAPHTDYNKAKQALIEAFGEIDFDVDEIQFVPQTYTTVSGDDVALFEKFTAMLDDLEDVQAVYHNVENV from the coding sequence ATGGGCCGAGCCTACCAGAACCGCAAAGAATCAATGGCCAAGACCTCGAACATGAAGGCCAGGGTCTACAGCCGCTACGGCCGCGAGATCTACGTGACCGCAAAGTCCGGGGGCACCGACCCCAACGGCAACCTCGCCCTGCGCAGCCTGATCGACCGCGCCAAGAAAGAGCAGGTGCCCAGTCACGTGATTGAAAAGGCCATCGACAAGGCCAAGGGCGGCGGCGGCGAAGACTTCGCCCGCGCCCGCTATGAAGGCTTCGGCCCCGGCGGCTGCATGGCCATCATCGAGTGCCTCACCGACAACCCCAACCGCACCTTCGGCGACGTGCGTCAGGCGTTCACCAAAACCAAATGCAAGATCGGTACCGAAGGCTCCGTCAGCCACAGCTTCGACCACCTCGCCATCCTCGTATTCAAGCACGACGACGAAGAAGCGGTGCTGGAAGCGCTGATGGAAGCGGACGTGGATGTGACCGACATCGAAAACGAAGACGGCAAACTCTCAGTCTTCGCCCCGCATACCGATTACAACAAAGCAAAGCAGGCCTTGATCGAAGCGTTTGGCGAGATCGATTTTGACGTAGACGAAATCCAGTTTGTGCCTCAGACCTACACCACCGTGAGCGGGGATGATGTGGCGCTGTTTGAGAAGTTCACCGCGATGCTGGATGACCTGGAGGATGTGCAGGCGGTTTATCACAATGTGGAGAATGTGTAA
- a CDS encoding NCS2 family permease: protein MAGLTTFVTMAYVVFVTPNMLANTGMDHGAVFVATCIGSAVACFLMGFYANWPVGLAPGIGLTAFFAYSVVGEMGYRWQVALGAVLIAGVLFVLMSLSRVRAWIMESIPLCLRYSMGAGVGLFLGLIGLKSAGIVVPSEATLLALGSFREPPKLLAALCFLMIATLSFWRVFGAILISILVVTGIGWALGLVDYQGLVSSPPSLAPTWMAMDIRGALDLSMVSVILAFLFINIFDTAGTLMGVAHRAGLIEPDGSIEKLPRALKADSTSSVLGAFVGSPPVTSFVESAAGVAAGGRTGLTAVTVGALFLLCVFFSPLAGMIPAYATAGALIYVAMLMMGGMAQIRWDDLTDAIPAVVTMIMMPLTFSIANGIALGFLTYTALKLCTGQHRQVSLSLYILSAVFLAKFAFL, encoded by the coding sequence ATGGCGGGGCTGACCACCTTCGTCACCATGGCCTACGTGGTGTTCGTTACCCCGAACATGCTCGCCAATACCGGCATGGACCACGGTGCGGTGTTTGTCGCCACCTGTATTGGCAGCGCGGTGGCGTGTTTCCTGATGGGCTTTTACGCCAACTGGCCGGTGGGGCTCGCGCCCGGTATCGGGCTTACCGCGTTTTTTGCCTACTCGGTGGTGGGCGAGATGGGGTACCGCTGGCAGGTGGCCCTGGGTGCGGTGCTGATCGCCGGTGTGCTGTTTGTGCTGATGAGTCTGTCGCGGGTGCGCGCCTGGATCATGGAGAGTATTCCCCTGTGCCTGCGCTATTCCATGGGCGCCGGGGTAGGGCTGTTCCTCGGGCTGATTGGGCTGAAGTCGGCGGGCATTGTGGTGCCGAGTGAGGCGACATTGCTTGCGCTCGGCTCCTTCCGTGAGCCGCCCAAGCTGCTGGCGGCACTGTGTTTTCTGATGATTGCCACGCTCAGTTTCTGGCGGGTGTTCGGGGCAATCCTGATCAGTATCCTGGTGGTCACTGGTATCGGCTGGGCGCTGGGGCTGGTGGATTATCAGGGGCTGGTGTCCTCACCGCCGAGCCTGGCGCCAACCTGGATGGCCATGGATATTCGCGGTGCGCTGGACCTGAGTATGGTGAGCGTGATCCTCGCGTTCCTGTTTATCAATATCTTCGACACTGCGGGCACCTTGATGGGGGTGGCACACCGCGCCGGGTTGATCGAGCCGGACGGATCGATCGAGAAATTGCCGCGGGCGCTCAAGGCAGACAGTACCTCCAGTGTGCTGGGGGCGTTTGTGGGCAGCCCGCCGGTCACCAGTTTTGTGGAGAGCGCCGCCGGGGTAGCCGCCGGTGGTCGCACCGGGTTAACAGCGGTGACAGTGGGCGCGCTGTTTCTGCTGTGCGTGTTTTTCTCGCCCCTGGCGGGGATGATTCCCGCCTATGCCACCGCGGGCGCACTGATTTATGTGGCGATGCTGATGATGGGCGGTATGGCGCAGATCCGCTGGGACGACCTGACCGACGCGATACCGGCAGTGGTCACCATGATCATGATGCCGCTGACCTTTTCCATCGCCAACGGGATTGCGCTCGGCTTCCTCACCTACACGGCGCTCAAGCTGTGTACCGGCCAGCACCGGCAGGTGTCATTGAGCCTGTATATCCTGAGTGCGGTTTTTCTCGCGAAATTCGCATTTCTGTAA
- a CDS encoding glycerate kinase type-2 family protein, translating to MKPLPSLDDFADSANSPESVTGWLRQLAEVTVAAVHPNNLIPDSLPSPGARNLVIGAGKASAAMAAALEAAWARHGYRQPLTGLVVTRYDHGARCRHIEVLEASHPMPDDLSQVAAQRMLESVQGMTSEDLVIALVSGGGSALMTLPAPGLSLAQKQAINKALLRSGAPIRDINTVRRHLSAIKGGRLAAAAHPARVVTYLISDVPGDDPTLIASGPSLPDTSTPADALAVLRRYGIDIDENVRAHLEANNPAPHPLDEAFARDEVHMLATAADALAAAKQAAESAGVAVRLLGDDLEGEARELGAEHARLALDTQREISAPLVILSGGETSVTVTGNGRGGRNVEYLLGLFNALEGAAGIYGLAVDTDGIDGSEDNAGALFSPDDWGRVQSQGLNPDDYLANNDAYSFFAELDNLIVTGPTRTNVNDFRAILVLPVAHK from the coding sequence ATGAAACCCTTACCCTCCCTCGATGACTTCGCCGATAGCGCCAACAGCCCGGAGTCGGTGACCGGGTGGCTACGCCAGTTGGCCGAGGTTACCGTGGCCGCGGTGCACCCGAACAACCTGATCCCGGATTCCCTGCCCAGCCCCGGCGCCAGAAACCTGGTGATCGGTGCGGGCAAAGCCAGCGCGGCGATGGCGGCGGCGCTCGAGGCCGCCTGGGCCCGGCATGGTTACCGCCAGCCGCTCACCGGGCTGGTGGTCACACGTTACGACCACGGCGCCCGCTGCAGGCACATCGAGGTACTGGAAGCCTCGCACCCGATGCCGGACGACCTCTCACAGGTGGCAGCACAGCGCATGCTCGAATCCGTGCAGGGGATGACGTCCGAGGATCTCGTGATTGCACTGGTTTCCGGTGGCGGATCGGCGCTGATGACCTTGCCCGCGCCCGGGCTGAGCCTGGCGCAGAAGCAGGCCATCAACAAGGCACTGTTGCGCAGCGGCGCGCCCATCCGCGACATCAATACCGTGCGTCGCCACCTGTCGGCGATCAAGGGCGGCCGGCTGGCTGCAGCGGCACACCCCGCGCGGGTGGTGACCTACCTGATTTCCGATGTGCCGGGTGATGACCCGACCCTGATTGCCTCCGGCCCGTCGTTGCCGGATACCTCCACCCCGGCGGATGCGCTGGCGGTTCTGCGCCGCTATGGCATCGACATCGATGAAAACGTGCGCGCCCACCTCGAGGCGAACAATCCTGCGCCCCACCCGCTAGACGAAGCGTTTGCCCGCGACGAGGTGCACATGCTGGCCACCGCGGCCGACGCGCTGGCGGCGGCAAAGCAGGCGGCAGAGAGCGCCGGTGTTGCGGTGCGGTTACTGGGCGATGACCTGGAAGGGGAGGCCCGCGAACTCGGTGCCGAGCACGCCCGCCTGGCGCTGGATACCCAGCGCGAAATCAGCGCGCCGCTGGTGATCCTGTCTGGCGGCGAGACCAGCGTGACCGTAACCGGCAACGGCCGCGGCGGCCGCAATGTGGAATACCTGCTGGGGCTGTTTAACGCACTTGAAGGCGCGGCGGGTATTTATGGCCTCGCCGTGGATACCGATGGCATCGACGGCTCGGAAGACAATGCGGGTGCACTTTTTTCGCCGGACGACTGGGGGAGGGTGCAATCCCAGGGGCTGAACCCCGACGACTATCTCGCCAACAATGACGCCTACAGTTTTTTTGCCGAGCTGGACAACCTGATTGTCACCGGGCCGACCAGGACCAACGTCAACGATTTCCGCGCAATTCTGGTGCTACCTGTGGCGCATAAATAA
- the moaB gene encoding molybdenum cofactor biosynthesis protein B has product MSHAPKDPNQKLNIAVLTVSDTRTEESDTSGKYLVEALQADGHNLADKAIVIDDKYLLRAKVSAWIADPEIQVILTTGGTGFAGRDSTPEALAPLFDKHIDGFGEIFRAVSYEEIGSSTIQSRALAGLANRTLIACLPGSTGACKTGWSKLLQEQLTASHMPCNFVGYLTK; this is encoded by the coding sequence ATGAGCCACGCCCCAAAAGATCCAAATCAAAAACTCAACATCGCAGTACTGACCGTCTCCGATACGAGAACCGAAGAAAGCGACACCTCCGGTAAATACCTGGTAGAAGCCCTGCAGGCCGACGGTCACAACCTCGCCGACAAGGCCATCGTCATCGATGACAAATACCTGCTGCGCGCCAAAGTGTCCGCCTGGATCGCCGACCCCGAAATTCAGGTCATCCTCACCACCGGCGGGACCGGCTTCGCCGGACGCGACTCCACCCCCGAAGCCCTCGCCCCCCTGTTCGACAAACACATCGACGGCTTCGGCGAAATCTTCCGCGCAGTCAGCTACGAGGAAATCGGCTCCTCCACCATCCAGTCCCGGGCCCTCGCCGGCCTTGCCAATCGCACCCTCATCGCCTGCCTGCCCGGCTCCACCGGCGCCTGCAAAACCGGCTGGAGCAAACTGCTGCAGGAACAGCTCACCGCAAGCCATATGCCGTGCAACTTCGTCGGCTACCTCACTAAATAA
- the pyk gene encoding pyruvate kinase: protein MTQIPASQRTAHPLRRTKIVATLGPASDKPGVLEKLIHAGVDVVRLNFSHGTADDHRRRLQQVREIADRQGRTVAALGDLQGPKIRIARFRDNQVTLREGESFVLDMELDTDDGDEKRVGCDYKDLIRDVAAGDVLLLDDGRVILNVEQVTSRHVLTTVAVGGRLSNNKGINKQGGGLSAAALTEKDKADLKTAIDIGVDYLAVSFPRSGEDMREARELLGEAGKDIGLVAKVERAEAVADDDTLDEIILASEAVMVARGDLGVEIGDAALIGVQKRMIKRARQLNRAVITATQMLETMITAPLPTRAEVFDVANAVLDGTDAVMLSAETAAGDYPVEAVEAMHRLCLGAERERSAQESGHRMHQGFTRIDETISLSAMYAANHLEGVTAIACMTQTGYTPLIASRIRSGLPIVGLAHQPVAQRRMALYRGVISVLFVPGEKEGDRELNQRALDTLKAREIVKSGDQVILIRGDLMQSHGGTNTLKILEVGT from the coding sequence ATGACCCAGATCCCCGCCAGCCAGCGCACCGCCCATCCACTGCGCCGCACCAAGATAGTCGCCACCCTGGGGCCCGCCAGCGACAAACCCGGAGTGCTGGAAAAGCTGATCCACGCCGGCGTGGATGTGGTACGGCTTAATTTCTCTCACGGCACTGCCGACGACCATCGCCGCCGCCTGCAACAGGTGCGGGAAATCGCCGATCGCCAGGGCCGTACCGTTGCCGCTCTGGGAGATCTGCAGGGGCCGAAAATCCGCATTGCCCGTTTCCGCGACAACCAGGTCACCCTGCGCGAGGGCGAATCCTTTGTGCTGGATATGGAACTGGACACCGACGACGGCGACGAAAAGCGGGTGGGCTGCGATTACAAGGACCTGATTCGCGATGTGGCCGCCGGGGATGTGTTGTTGCTGGACGACGGCCGCGTGATCCTGAATGTGGAGCAGGTGACCAGTCGTCATGTGCTGACCACCGTCGCCGTGGGCGGGCGCCTCTCCAACAACAAGGGCATCAACAAGCAGGGCGGCGGCCTGTCTGCCGCGGCGCTGACCGAGAAAGACAAGGCCGATCTGAAAACCGCCATCGACATCGGTGTGGATTACCTGGCCGTGTCCTTTCCGCGCAGCGGGGAGGATATGCGCGAGGCCCGCGAGCTGCTCGGTGAGGCCGGCAAAGATATCGGTCTGGTCGCCAAAGTGGAGCGCGCCGAGGCGGTGGCCGACGACGACACCCTCGACGAGATCATTCTCGCCTCCGAGGCGGTGATGGTAGCGCGCGGCGACCTGGGGGTGGAGATCGGGGACGCGGCGCTGATCGGTGTGCAGAAGCGTATGATCAAACGCGCCCGCCAGCTCAACCGCGCCGTGATCACCGCCACCCAGATGCTGGAGACCATGATCACCGCGCCCCTGCCCACGCGCGCGGAAGTGTTTGACGTGGCCAACGCGGTGCTGGACGGTACCGACGCGGTGATGCTGTCCGCAGAAACTGCCGCCGGCGATTACCCTGTGGAGGCGGTGGAGGCCATGCATCGCCTGTGCCTGGGCGCCGAGCGCGAGCGCTCCGCACAGGAATCCGGCCACCGCATGCACCAGGGGTTTACCCGCATCGACGAGACCATCTCCCTGTCCGCCATGTACGCCGCCAACCATCTGGAAGGCGTCACCGCCATCGCCTGTATGACCCAGACCGGCTACACCCCGCTTATCGCCTCGCGCATCCGCTCCGGCCTTCCCATCGTCGGCCTCGCCCACCAGCCCGTCGCTCAGCGGCGTATGGCCCTGTACCGCGGTGTTATCTCCGTCCTGTTTGTGCCTGGTGAAAAGGAAGGCGACCGGGAGCTGAACCAGCGCGCGCTGGACACCCTTAAGGCCCGCGAAATCGTAAAGTCCGGCGATCAGGTCATTCTCATTCGCGGCGACCTGATGCAGTCCCACGGGGGCACCAACACCCTGAAAATCCTCGAGGTCGGAACCTGA
- a CDS encoding thioredoxin domain-containing protein — protein sequence MAMKEPGERHGRPALWLLPILLATLLSGCGSDTQQNPTAQTAGDPVVARIDESAITLAEVDQKIRLERHDLALDEYQLRFNTLKSMVDAELTTAATTDKQPAVDWLLPHPTPPRLEIDTAGRPLRGNPEAPVTLAVFCSYQSVHCASTNLVLRELLERYAGWIAVAPFDFPMHYHRQGIQAATAVHCASQQGTPWGYADGLYTRAKTMEADVFPQLASQLGFAQDAFDRCLGEPDGNDRIAADTALARTLGLQSVPVVFINGLYVKGPKTSEHYAMWIDEELARLGHDPASPHAEAARWRQSSDGIAETDLPLQLSGTSVSSQPEQSTALIRIRDASASRFSPGDTLMPGATLKQVHERHVILQVDDRLERLSLRGDDGDTVHVPRTDTTPRDEATMRRIEQPEGESRKLIPPSGVLPLGQEWLEKQLANRAELEKKFVNAEHVVDGHNLQRLEGIENSEFFTALGFEEGDVVVRVNDSWVHSGQNQLWDALTSGQVVDVTFMRNGLPQRVQYVVQEKGYFEENNGQKNSGSDDKTD from the coding sequence ATGGCGATGAAAGAACCGGGAGAACGTCACGGACGCCCTGCGTTGTGGCTGCTGCCAATTTTGCTGGCGACACTGCTCTCAGGCTGCGGCTCTGATACGCAGCAGAACCCCACCGCGCAAACCGCAGGAGATCCGGTGGTGGCGCGTATCGATGAGAGCGCGATCACCCTGGCAGAAGTAGACCAGAAGATCCGTCTCGAGCGGCACGATCTGGCACTGGACGAGTATCAGCTGCGATTCAACACGTTGAAATCGATGGTAGACGCCGAGCTCACCACTGCTGCCACCACCGACAAGCAGCCCGCCGTCGACTGGCTGCTTCCCCACCCCACTCCTCCCCGACTGGAAATCGACACCGCCGGGCGCCCCCTGCGCGGCAATCCCGAAGCGCCCGTGACTCTCGCGGTATTCTGCTCCTACCAGTCGGTGCACTGCGCAAGCACCAACCTGGTATTGCGTGAATTACTGGAGCGCTATGCCGGCTGGATCGCCGTAGCCCCCTTCGACTTTCCCATGCACTACCACCGGCAGGGCATACAGGCGGCCACAGCGGTGCATTGCGCCAGCCAGCAGGGCACGCCTTGGGGCTACGCGGATGGTCTCTATACCCGGGCCAAAACAATGGAGGCCGACGTCTTCCCCCAGCTCGCATCACAGCTCGGATTTGCGCAGGACGCATTTGACCGCTGCCTTGGCGAACCCGACGGCAACGACCGGATAGCCGCCGATACCGCCCTGGCCCGCACTCTAGGCCTGCAGAGCGTGCCGGTGGTGTTTATCAACGGACTGTACGTGAAGGGCCCGAAGACCTCAGAGCACTACGCCATGTGGATTGACGAGGAACTCGCGCGCCTCGGTCATGATCCCGCAAGCCCTCACGCCGAAGCCGCGCGCTGGCGCCAATCCTCGGACGGTATTGCCGAGACCGACCTGCCATTGCAGCTGAGCGGCACCAGCGTGTCCTCACAGCCCGAACAATCCACCGCGCTCATTCGCATCCGCGATGCGTCTGCCAGCCGTTTCTCACCCGGGGACACCCTGATGCCCGGCGCCACCCTAAAACAGGTGCACGAGCGCCATGTCATCCTGCAGGTCGACGATCGCCTCGAGCGGTTATCCCTCCGTGGCGATGACGGCGATACGGTACACGTGCCCAGAACCGACACCACGCCGCGGGACGAGGCCACCATGCGGCGCATCGAACAGCCGGAAGGCGAATCCCGTAAACTGATCCCGCCTTCCGGGGTGCTGCCGCTGGGGCAGGAGTGGCTGGAAAAACAGCTGGCGAATCGCGCCGAGCTGGAAAAGAAATTCGTTAATGCAGAGCACGTGGTCGATGGGCACAACCTGCAGCGACTCGAAGGCATCGAGAACAGCGAGTTCTTCACCGCACTTGGGTTCGAGGAAGGCGACGTGGTGGTGCGGGTAAACGACAGCTGGGTGCACAGTGGCCAGAACCAGCTCTGGGATGCGCTCACCAGTGGACAGGTAGTTGATGTGACGTTTATGCGTAACGGACTGCCGCAGCGGGTGCAGTATGTGGTGCAGGAGAAAGGTTATTTCGAGGAAAACAACGGCCAGAAGAACTCTGGCAGTGACGACAAAACCGACTGA
- a CDS encoding SGNH/GDSL hydrolase family protein: protein MLKSRLLVSLAITSALCSMGTTAAPAKGTAAGDSITMGFAADCTGNTFFTGGFFCLLGGDQPEHSWFDGYSSRVNSVHDKYKAIDPNVAANKNAARSGAEMRGGGDSFSVQADRILSQTLVADHVEVVLGGNDICNRDCVDPANCSDPLLTENEWRGAVKAGLDKLVGGLPNGSTVVLGSVPRVQDLRAAGLAKQSGNWRVNCGSVWSTFGICRIATNGGTMNGESFATRYAGINTAQRLYNEVLQQEAAAYNGTNGVEVVAEYSGANQSNVGTFQFGKDDIDGGDCFHPSVRGQNTVANLMWNGNPDK from the coding sequence ATGCTCAAATCTCGTCTATTAGTTTCCCTCGCCATTACATCCGCGCTCTGTTCCATGGGTACCACGGCGGCACCAGCCAAAGGCACGGCTGCCGGTGACAGTATTACCATGGGGTTCGCGGCGGACTGTACCGGCAATACCTTCTTTACCGGCGGTTTTTTCTGCCTTCTGGGCGGAGACCAGCCGGAGCACAGCTGGTTTGACGGCTACTCAAGCCGCGTCAACAGTGTGCACGACAAGTACAAGGCCATAGACCCCAACGTTGCGGCCAACAAGAATGCCGCCCGGTCCGGTGCCGAGATGCGCGGTGGTGGTGACAGTTTCAGTGTGCAGGCGGACAGGATTCTTTCCCAAACCCTGGTCGCGGATCATGTGGAGGTGGTCCTCGGCGGCAACGATATCTGCAATCGCGACTGTGTCGACCCGGCCAATTGCTCGGATCCACTGCTGACCGAGAATGAGTGGCGCGGGGCGGTAAAGGCGGGGCTCGACAAGCTGGTGGGAGGCCTGCCCAATGGCTCCACGGTAGTGCTGGGCTCGGTGCCGCGGGTACAGGATCTGCGCGCCGCGGGTCTTGCCAAGCAGTCCGGTAACTGGCGCGTTAACTGCGGCAGTGTCTGGTCTACCTTTGGTATCTGCCGGATCGCCACCAATGGTGGCACCATGAACGGTGAATCGTTTGCCACACGCTATGCGGGAATTAATACGGCGCAGCGGCTCTACAACGAGGTGTTGCAGCAGGAGGCCGCTGCCTACAACGGCACCAATGGTGTGGAAGTGGTTGCGGAGTACTCCGGGGCCAACCAGTCCAATGTGGGTACCTTCCAGTTCGGCAAAGATGATATTGATGGTGGTGACTGCTTCCACCCCAGCGTGCGTGGGCAGAACACCGTGGCGAACCTGATGTGGAACGGTAACCCGGACAAATAA